Genomic segment of Mesorhizobium sp. B1-1-8:
TGATCGTCACTCCTGCGGTGGTCGAAAGTTTCTTCCTGGGCGCAGGACGCCGGCGTTTTGTCGGGATCTTCAACGGCACAGGCGGCGTATGAGACAGAGCGCCCAACGCCGCGTCGATAATCCCACGAGCTACGAAGTCCGCGTTCATTTCCTTCGCCAATTTCTCGGCCGACTCCTGCTGCTTGTTATCTCCCTCCGACCAGAGCACGATCCCGACCCTGAGCGCAGCCTTGGCGCGTTTGAGCCGCCTCACAAGGAAGCGTGCATGCTTGGTTGAATCCTGATTCAAAAACCCGACCACCACCGTGTCGATTGGGCGCCAGTTCCAGGCGCCGAATGGTCGCCGGTTCGAGATCGGTGAAGCTCGCCTTCGCAACGGTTGCTCCCTGGACCTCCAACACTTGAGCCAGCATGGCCGCAGCGGCATCGTCCAATTCCCCGCGGCCACCCACGCTCAGGACCGACACGCCTTCACCATCCGGAAGCTCCGTGTTGCGCTCGTCGGTTTCAGGGTTTTGACCGTCGGAATCGGTCTCATCGCCTACACTGGTGTCATCTTCCTTGTCCGTTTCGTCCTGCGCGCTTTCGCCGAGGTTTGCCACCAATATTTGCGCGCTGGCCGCAAGCTGTCGCATCTGCTCGACGCCCATTACGCCACGAACGCGGTCCTGCTCTCCCAGCAGGAGCGCGGGAATGGCGACTTTGTCGTAGAAATCGACCAGATATCCCTCCTCGAGGAAGTCCTCGGCATGGTCGGTGGCTTCATCAGGATCCCCGGCCAGCAGCCGCTGATATAACCGGGCATGAGGATCAAGCACGGGTTCGTTGCCGAACAGAACGTCAAGGAACTCAAATTGCGGCACATGGCGGCCCAACACCACCAGGCACACGGTGAGCGGCGTTGAAAGAACCAACCCCAAGGGCCCCCAAAGCCAGGTCCAAAAGATCGCTGCCACAATGATTGCCAACGGCGAAAGGCCGGTGCGAGAGCCGTAAAGCCAAGGCTCGACAACGTTGCCAGTGATCAGTTCCATCACGACGAACAAGGCTGCAGTCCACAGCATGAGTGACCAGCCGGGCGCCACCGCCAATGCTAGGGATAAGGGGAGCAGCGCCCCGATGACCGGGCCGATATAGGGAACAAATCGCAACGCCAATGCCAGCAATCCCCACAGCAGCGCGTTAGGAATGCCAAGGATCCAAAGACCAGTCGCGATCGGAATGGCGTACACGATGTTGACGACCATTTGCATCAGCAGATAGCGGCCGACCCTGGCTCCGGCGTCCTGCAGCGCCTCCGTGGTTCGGTGGAGGTCCCCATAGCCGACGAGGCGAATGAAACGGTCGCGCAGGTCCTCGCGCTCCAGAAGCATGAAAATGACGACAATGAGGATGAGGCCTGCCGAGCCCAAGGGGCTGATCAGCGGGCCAATGATGTTTTGAAGCACCTGCAGGGGTTTTTCCCGCGCGACAATTTCAACAGGCACCGGTTCGCGCTTGGGCGGTTCCACGGCGGCAGGAGGCGATGGCTCCTTTCGGTCAATCTCCTGGCCGACATGTTCAACCACATCGCTCAAACTGGAAATTATCCCACCGCCGACGCCGGTTTCCTTGAGCGAGCGGACCTTCGTCAGGATATTTGCCTGGTAAAGAGCCACGTTCTGAGCCAACTCGCTCACTTGCGAAGCAACGACGAAACTGAACAAAGCAAGCGCGGTGAATGCGCCGAGCACACTGATGATCACCGCCGCGAGCCGGGGGATGCCAAGCTTCTTAAGGGAAGAGACCAACGGAGCGAGTGCGAAGGTCAGCAGGAGGGCGACGGCGATCGGCAGGAACACTTCGCGGCCGAAATATAAAGCGGCCACCGCAGCGACGACGGTTGCTACAGTCGGCAAAGCTGTGCGCGGATGCGCCGCCACCCAAGCGCCTTCCCACTTGGGTCCCGGATGCACGTCATTGCATTCGCCGCCAAGATCTGGCTCAACCATTTAAAAACACAGGACCGCCTTTGCCGGCCTTGAGCGATATTAGCAGATGCCTCCACCCGGGCTGTTTTCCAGAGGTGGCGTGGCCGGCCGCGTCAAGCGAGCCCTTGCCTGCGAGGCATTTCCCTCGCCGCCTGTGGCTCCGCTATGGAGCCGCCCGGGGAAATCGAAGCACATGGATTATGCCTACGGCAGCTAAATTCGTGAGGCCGAAAAACACCGAATTTGAAGTTAACGCCCGGCAAGCCATGAGGCAGGCTGGCGGGCGAACCGCAAGCTCGCTCGCCGCCCTTTGAGTTGTGGTCACAGGTTCTTCTTTATCGCCGAAGCTGCCTTGTCGGTGGCCTTCTTTGCGGTCGCTTTTGCGTCGCCGACCGCCTTTTGTGCCTTCCCCTTGGTCTCCTGTGCGGCTCCCTCTCCGCGCAGCCGGTCATTTCCAACTGCCTTGCCGAGACCCTGCTTGACATTTCCGGCAGCCTGGTTGCCCAAGCCGGCTGCCTTGTCACTGGTGCTGCCCATTTGCGTTTCCTTCCTTGGTTAGTGCGTCGGATGGCGCGAACAGAGGAACGTCGGTGCTTCGACGAGGTTCCGAAACCGGCAGCATCGAAAAAAGCACGGGCGCCGCCATAGCCAGAATCCGGCCGTCACTGTTCTGTCCAGTCGCTTCCGAGCATGCTTCGTTGAGAGGCTGGAAAAGCGCGGCATAGGTACGAACGAGGGCGGGCGGGCAGCGCGGCCATGCCTAGAACCTGGGGGCTTCGATCGAGACGGCTATGCAGGGGCCGACCCGCCTGCTCGCACAGGGCGACCGACATGTTGTTGCCGGGGATGAGCGGAATACCGCCCCGCTAAAATGGCCCCAAAATGGGGCATGGCACTGCGCCAGTGTTTCAGCGACGGCCACTTTCAGCGCAATGAGCATCATACAGCTGGCGCAAACGCATCCGCGATCGAACATGACCAGCTACCGCGCGGGATCCACCTGGGTTACCTTCTCGCTCGCCTCGATAGGATCAGCTTCGGCGGCGGCCAAATGCGCCTCAAACACGCAGACCACGCCGGCCCTGTCAAAACGCATCGTGACCTTGTCCGATGATTTGGGATCGAAAACCCTCTCCAGCATGCGGGTGCCAAAGCCTTTGCGCCCACCTGGTCTGACCGTTGGCCCTCCCCTCTCGCGCCACTCAACCCGAAGATCGATCCCGCCGTTGTTGCGCTTCGCCGACCATGTCAGCGAAACAATCCCTGCGGGCACTGAAAGAGCGCCATATTTGATGGCGTTTGTCGCCAATTCGTGCAGGGCGAGCGCGAACGACAATGCCAGATTGGACGGAAGCCACACTGGCTTGCCGGCGATTTCGAAGCGCTCCGACACCGCGTGCGGTTCGACGATGGAAAGGATCAGATGCTTCAGGTCGGTGCCGCTCCAGTGCTCGCGGGTCAGCATGTCATGGGCCTTGGACAACGAGATGAGCCTGCCGGACAACTTGCGATCTGCGTCCTTCAAATCAGCGGCGCTGCGCAACGTCTGACTGGCTATGGACTGTACTACCGCAAGCGTGTTCTTGACCCTGTGGTTCAGCTCGTCAAGCAGCAGCTTGCGCTGCTCTTCGGTGCGTTTGCGATCGGTGATATCGAGGCTGATCTGCACTGCTCCAACAACCCTACCCCCCGGGTCACGGATGGGTCTGGCGCTCGAAAGCAGGAACCGCTTGGCGCCCGAGGGCAGGATGTAGGCGAATTCCTCACTGTCGGTCTGTTCGCCTCGCATGGCCCGGCTCAAAGGACGGTCCTGCCGGCCGATGGGCTGGCCATTCTTGAAGGCGATCGTGTCGACCACCTTGTCCGGGGAGCCGAAAGAGTTGCGGTCAGCCGCCAGTCCCATCAATTCGGCCGCGAAGCGATTTCGCACGACTTGGAGGGCAAGCGGATCATAGGTGAACCAGACGGCCGCCGGGGCCGTCTCCAGCACCGTTTCGAGCTCGTGCTTGCGTTCGGCGATAGCCCGTTCGGCCGCGACCAGCGCATCGGCGATCGTGGCGAACTCAGTTACCCGCGTCGACATAGGGGCCACGGGCTTGCCTTGGCCGAGCGCGCTGGCACGTGCCGCAAGTGCAATAGCCGCTCCTGCAAAGTGCTTCCCGACGTAGTAAGCCAGGGCGGTCGAGATCCCCATAGCCAGCAAGCCCAACAGGCATATTGCGGCGAGCGATCGCCAAAGCGGAGCCTGGACCACCCACAGGGGCACGTTGGCCGCATAGAACCAGTTTGAACCGGGTGGCCGGTAATAGCCGGCAAGCAGGGCTATGCCCTGGAAGTTCCTCGAAATAAAGGTGCCGGAGCGGCCAATCACTTTCTGCAGATATTCGGGCAGTCCGGGCCTGCCAGTAACCTCCTCGTGCATCTGCGAACGAGCTACATAATTGCCCTGTCCATCTCCAACGGCCAGGGTCCATCCCGCCGGCACCGCCGGCATCAGGACATCGCGGATGTGAGCAGTCGGGACGCTTACGGCGAGCAGCCAAGTCTGGCCGTTTGGACCCTGGAGCGGGATGGCAACCGAGATACGGTACTCGTTCGAGGGCTGTCTGGCGTAGACATTGCTGACCAAGGGCATTCTTGCCTTAAGCCTGTCGCGCTCCGAACCGCTGAGCGGCGCGAGATCAGGCTGAGGTGCCGAGTAAGCAGACTGGGTATCGAAGAACTGATGGCCGTCCAGGTCGCTGAGCGCGACAATGCGATCGCTGCCGGCAACGATTTGCTGAGCCTCTTTCTGGAATCCGGCAAGGTCGCCCTTCGCCAGCGCCGCGGATTTGGAGAGTGCTTCAAGCAGGCCGCGAAGGTTGGCGAGCTCAGCTTCGACGACAAGAGAAGCTTCGCGGGCCGATTGCGCTGCCTCCTGTTCGAAGCCAGATCGCTCACGGGAGGCGTATTCGACAAGGAGAAATGCGGCAAACAGCCAGACTGGGAGAACGGCGGCCGTGATCAGGCCTAGCAAATGCCACCGAGCTGTCCGATGAACCAAATCCCCGCTCCTTGTTGTACCGACTGAGCTACCTTCTGCAGGCTCACGCAACAACAAGAGTTAGCTCATCCGCATATATAACGGTCTGCGATGCCTCATGCGTGGCCTGGCGGCCACGGTGGCTCAGAAATATGACAAGCGCGAAAGCTGGTCCGAAGGCGTGTCCGGCCGCCCGCCAGAACGGATGACCGGCATGCTTTCTAGCGACTGCCGCCGGGTGATGGCGGCATCCAGCTGACTGGGCGGCTGCTGTGATGGCAGGCGCGCAGGCGGTCGCGCCGGCAAAACGTCTGTACCACCCATCGGGTCGGGCTTTAGCCGACGTCGACCGTGGGCTGACCGCCGCTCTTCTCAGCCGCGGGACACGCGCGTTTCGCTGGAGGCTTCGGCCGTCCTTGCCTGCTACTTCTGGAGCAAGCCTCTGACCTCGGAGGCGAACTCTCCTAGGCTTGCGCTGATCAAGGCCGTCTCGCGCGAGCTGAAGCCCGTTCCCATTCCGATTGAAAGCGACAGCAGA
This window contains:
- a CDS encoding CsbD family protein, producing the protein MGSTSDKAAGLGNQAAGNVKQGLGKAVGNDRLRGEGAAQETKGKAQKAVGDAKATAKKATDKAASAIKKNL
- a CDS encoding sensor histidine kinase: MVHRTARWHLLGLITAAVLPVWLFAAFLLVEYASRERSGFEQEAAQSAREASLVVEAELANLRGLLEALSKSAALAKGDLAGFQKEAQQIVAGSDRIVALSDLDGHQFFDTQSAYSAPQPDLAPLSGSERDRLKARMPLVSNVYARQPSNEYRISVAIPLQGPNGQTWLLAVSVPTAHIRDVLMPAVPAGWTLAVGDGQGNYVARSQMHEEVTGRPGLPEYLQKVIGRSGTFISRNFQGIALLAGYYRPPGSNWFYAANVPLWVVQAPLWRSLAAICLLGLLAMGISTALAYYVGKHFAGAAIALAARASALGQGKPVAPMSTRVTEFATIADALVAAERAIAERKHELETVLETAPAAVWFTYDPLALQVVRNRFAAELMGLAADRNSFGSPDKVVDTIAFKNGQPIGRQDRPLSRAMRGEQTDSEEFAYILPSGAKRFLLSSARPIRDPGGRVVGAVQISLDITDRKRTEEQRKLLLDELNHRVKNTLAVVQSIASQTLRSAADLKDADRKLSGRLISLSKAHDMLTREHWSGTDLKHLILSIVEPHAVSERFEIAGKPVWLPSNLALSFALALHELATNAIKYGALSVPAGIVSLTWSAKRNNGGIDLRVEWRERGGPTVRPGGRKGFGTRMLERVFDPKSSDKVTMRFDRAGVVCVFEAHLAAAEADPIEASEKVTQVDPAR